ACCGTGACAACCCCGCCTTCGCCATGGCGGTCGTCGGCGCTGCCAGGGACGCCGGAGCCGAGCGCATCGTCTTGTGCGACACCAACGGAGGTTTCCTCGCCCACGAGGTCGAGCAGGTCGTTGGAGAGGTCGGCGAAGCGCTCGGCGACGCCATCCTCGGCTGCCATTTCCACAACGACTCCGGGATGGCCGTCGCCAACTCGCTCGCCGCCGTCCGCGAGGGCGTCTTCCAGGTGCAGGGCTGCGTGAACGGATATGGCGAGCGCACCGGCAACGCCGACCTGTGCTCGGTGATCCCGAACCTGGCGGTCAAGATGGGGCTGGAACCGGTTCCCGCCGGCCGCCTCGAACGCCTCACGATCGTCTCGCACCACATCGCCGAGATCGTCAACCTCACCCTCGATCCGCACATCCCGTACGTCGGGACCTCGGCGTTCACGCACAAGGCGGGGCTGCACACCTCGGCGCTCGCCCGCAGGAGCGACGCCTACGAGCACCTCGATCCCACCAAGGTCGGCAACAAGACGCGCTACGTCGTCTCCGAGCTCGCCGGCCGCTCGACCGTCGTGGCCAAGGCCAAGGCACAGGGCCTCGAGCTCACAGACGACGACGCCCAGGCGGTGGTCGACCGCATCAAGGAGTTGGAGCATCGCGGCTACCAATTCGAAGCCGCCGACGGGTCGTTCGAGCTTCTCCTCAGGGAGGCCCAGGGCTGGAAGCAGGACTTCTTCAGCGTCGAGTCCTACCGGGTGTTCATCGAGCACCACGGCGGCGAGGTCGTCGCCGAAGCCACGACCAAGGTCCACGTCGGTGACGAGCGGGTCGTCGCCACCAGGGAAGGCGACGGCCCGGTCAGCGCCCTCGACCGGGCGCTGCGTGCCTCCCTCACGTGGGCATACCCCGAGATCGAGGGAATCCGGCTCACCGACTTCAGGGTACGTGACCTCGATTCATCCGACGGCACGAGCGCCCGGGTACGAGTCCTCGTCGAGCATTCGAACGGCAGGGAGACCTGGGGCACGGTCGGCGTGCACGAGAACATCATCGACGCCTCGTGGCAGGCGGTCGTCGAGGGCCTCGTCGTCGGCTTGTTGCGCGCCGCAGAGGTCCAGGGCGCGCCAGACTGACGTCATGGAGCGGCCATCCGATCTCGACGCCGCACGGGCCGCGGTCGCGGCCCGCGGGCTCATGGCGGCGGCTTCGGCGCACCTCACGGAGACCGTGGCGATGCAGCTCCCCGTGGAGTCGCTCCCCCGGTACAAGGGCATGCTCAAGAGGTTCTTCTCCCGTGATGACTGGACCGAAGCAGACGAGGATGCGCTGGCGGCCCTCGTCGATCCCGTCCTCCAAGAGGGCCCGTGGGACGTGGCGCTCGGCGGGATCCAGATGTGGCACGGCCGGGCGAAGGACGGCTACCGGATGTACGTCACCGGTGCCGGGGCGACGGCATCCATCTTCGACAGGGCGTTCACAGGACCGGTCGTCCCGGAGCCGACGCCTCACCCGAGGAAGGTGAAGTTCACGTTCGGGGGCACCCCGAGCAATGGCGTCTGGTATCGCCGGGGCGACACCACGGACGACGCTCGGGCGGCCCGGCTCCTCGCCGAGCCCGACGTCACGGACGTGATGGTTGCCGGGACCTTTGTCACGGTCGGGCTCGACGCTGGTTCGTCGTGGGAGAACCGCCTCGACGCCGTCCTCGGCCTGGTGACCGAGATGTTCCCGGCCGAATCGGCGGGACCACCCGCGATGACGCGCGAAGAGCTCATGCGTGAGGGCGGGCGGGCGGTTTCGGCGGGCGTCGAGCTGCACCTCCTCGACCCGGACGACCCCGAGAGCAGGCAGCGACTGCGTACCGCCCTGGCGGAAGGAACCGTCGCCGAACGCCGGATCGCGGTTGCGATCCTCACCGAGTCGTCAGACTCCGCCACCTCCGTCGACGCCGTCGAGAGGGGGCGCCACGACCGTTCGGTGACTGTCCGCAGGACCGCCATCGACGCCGCCGCCGACCTGGAGAACGGGGCGCTCCGCCACGTGTTCGAGGAT
This region of Acidimicrobiia bacterium genomic DNA includes:
- the cimA gene encoding citramalate synthase gives rise to the protein MQRVEIYDTTLRDGTQQEGISLTARDKLAVAKLLDHLGVAYVEGGWPGANPKDDEFFRLARKELSLETATLVAFGSTRRANRRPEDDEQLAALLAADTDVICLVGKSSDYHVEHALRTSLAEAVAMVADSVSYLGDQGRRVFFDAEHFFDGYRDNPAFAMAVVGAARDAGAERIVLCDTNGGFLAHEVEQVVGEVGEALGDAILGCHFHNDSGMAVANSLAAVREGVFQVQGCVNGYGERTGNADLCSVIPNLAVKMGLEPVPAGRLERLTIVSHHIAEIVNLTLDPHIPYVGTSAFTHKAGLHTSALARRSDAYEHLDPTKVGNKTRYVVSELAGRSTVVAKAKAQGLELTDDDAQAVVDRIKELEHRGYQFEAADGSFELLLREAQGWKQDFFSVESYRVFIEHHGGEVVAEATTKVHVGDERVVATREGDGPVSALDRALRASLTWAYPEIEGIRLTDFRVRDLDSSDGTSARVRVLVEHSNGRETWGTVGVHENIIDASWQAVVEGLVVGLLRAAEVQGAPD
- a CDS encoding HEAT repeat domain-containing protein, with translation MERPSDLDAARAAVAARGLMAAASAHLTETVAMQLPVESLPRYKGMLKRFFSRDDWTEADEDALAALVDPVLQEGPWDVALGGIQMWHGRAKDGYRMYVTGAGATASIFDRAFTGPVVPEPTPHPRKVKFTFGGTPSNGVWYRRGDTTDDARAARLLAEPDVTDVMVAGTFVTVGLDAGSSWENRLDAVLGLVTEMFPAESAGPPAMTREELMREGGRAVSAGVELHLLDPDDPESRQRLRTALAEGTVAERRIAVAILTESSDSATSVDAVERGRHDRSVTVRRTAIDAAADLENGALRHVFEDALDAPDPWTRWRAVRALGAIGPSPSRERLEGLSADPDFQVRFEVARVLLEP